A region of Maniola jurtina chromosome 7, ilManJurt1.1, whole genome shotgun sequence DNA encodes the following proteins:
- the LOC123866558 gene encoding adhesive plaque matrix protein-like isoform X2, producing the protein MSPVWLVLALLPILGGAQRFNCRGRILGAYYADAKSGCKAFHVCVRVAGGGVRDFRFFCPPGTLFHQEAQTCTDWGDDDALACPADIYDGQFDLYKIGSGFDTKKVSTSGNREEETEFGLQRAETGDRRLSQNAGSNSAASDLRAAHSSDFFTGQRDRGRDEPVAQTQSPTPVPPGRPAFQSFRRSSTARVTYSTTQYTTPTPAPSTKSQPSSPNQYNVPKRKIRKRPIYTPTPPPTTTAAQYTFPPQTYSESPQQNVNRKNPTHIKQTPTTVNIPPQYKDEYVEVSKVPAKQNNNRYFSNNPSPTPFSQTTQAPTKNEPLVELYNYEIQSTPVTNVNNYNNNPAFKVRNSFNVQSEFSKEPDYVKVRNLNDNNNRGSPTTTVDYNSVRGTSTPAYRNFNSVSYEPEKNNFASFSGAKQSYFNNPTTTAASTTFYTTTRVDPFANLNTVAYNTNIGFNTQSSNYAESVEDDGQYRPPQGEDDGQYRPELYERETELLSGAHSLNIAASGNRLPEDQKQNKIHSQKVSAKTSAPRPFRPAPPQYSTTTPPPAFEYTTTIRPRPEPTTLRPFDYYQTYTTTQRPYEPPSPQPYTFAPSSNAVKITTTSAPRTTERHQPRETAPPTSPPSSYSSKSTKPPYYSKAKPIRQEDNSYDYAYYDTDPGFSEYDQIEEFGRTKTRV; encoded by the exons GGGGCGCTCAACGATTCAACTGCCGGGGACGCATCCTCGGGGCGTACTATGCCGACGCCAAATCTGGATGCAAGGCGTTCCACGTGTGCGTGAGAGTGGCTGGAGGCGGCGTTCGAGACTTCAGGTTCTTCTGTCCCCCTGGTACCTTGTTCCACCAGGAGGCACAGACTTGTACCGACTGGGGCGACGACGACGCCCTGGCCTGTCCGGCAGACATCTACGATGGTCAGTTCGATCTCTACAAGATCGGATCTG GTTTTGACACAAAGAAAGTATCGACTTCCGGAAACCGAGAAGAAGAAACCGAGTTTGGACTTCAGAGAGCAGAAACCGGTGACCGCCGTCTTTCGCAAAACGCTGGATCAAACAGTGCCGCCTCTGATCTTCGAGCAGCTCACTCATCGGACTTTTTCACCGGACAACGGGACCGAGGTCGAGACGAACCGGTAGCCCAAACCCAATCGCCAACTCCAGTACCACCAGGTCGACCAGCCTTTCAATCTTTCAGGAGATCGTCAACAGCACGTGTAACATATTCAACGACCCAGTACACCACACCAACCCCTGCCCCATCTACTAAATCACAGCCTTCGAGTCCAAATCAATACAATGTTCCCAAACGAAAGATAAGGAAACGCCCAATATACACCCCCACTCCACCACCAACGACTACAGCAGCCCAATACACTTTCCCTCCACAAACATATTCTGAATCCCCACAACAAAATGTGAACCGTAAAAATCCTACCCATATCAAGCAGACTCCGACAACCGTAAACATACCTCCTCAATACAAAGACGAGTATGTAGAAGTGAGCAAAGTCCCTGCAAAACAAAACAACAATAGATATTTCTCTAATAATCCCTCTCCTACTCCATTTTCACAAACCACACAGGCGCCTACTAAAAACGAGCCTCTAGTAGAGTTATATAACTATgaaattcagtccactcctgtAACAAACGttaataattacaataacaacCCAGCGTTCAAGGTGCGAAATAGTTTCAATGTACAATCTGAATTTTCTAAAGAGCCCGACTATGTAAAAGTAAGGAACTTAAATGATAACAACAACCGAGGTTCACCTACCACTACAGTTGACTACAATTCTGTCCGCGGCACAAGCACGCCTGCCTACAGGAACTTTAACAGCGTTTCTTATGAACCAGAAAAGAATAATTTTGCTTCATTTTCAGGTGCCAAACAAAGCTATTTTAATAATCCCACGACCACTGCTGCTTCTACCACTTTTTATACCACTACCCGTGTCGATCCCTTCGCTAACTTAAACACCGTGGCTTATAATACAAATATAGGTTTTAATACTCAATCTTCGAATTACGCTGAGAGCGTAGAAGACGATGGACAATATCGACCGCCCCAAGGCGAGGACGATGGGCAGTACAGACCGGAACTTTACGAGCGTGAAACAGAATTGCTATCAGGCGCCCACTCATTGAACATAGCAGCCAGCGGCAATAGATTGCCAGAAGATCAGAAACAGAACAAAATTCATTCACAAAAGGTATCTGCTAAAACGTCTGCCCCTCGACCGTTTAGACCTGCACCGCCGCAGTATTCAACAACCACTCCTCCACCGGCATTTGAATATACTACTACAATAAGACCGCGACCCGAACCAACGACACTGCGACCTTTCGATTATTACCAAACTTACACGACGACTCAGAGACCTTACGAACCGCCTTCTCCTCAACCTTATACTTTTGCTCCGTCTAGTAATGCAGTAAAAATTACTACTACGTCAGCCCCTAGGACGACTGAACGGCATCAACCAAGAGAGACAGCACCACCGACTTCGCCTCCTTCATCGTACTCGTCGAAATCCACAAAACCGCCATATTACTCAAAGGCAAAGCCCATACGCCAAGAGGACAACAGTTACGACTACGCATATTACGATACAGACCCTGGCTTTTCGGAATATGATCAAATAGAAGAATTTGGTAGAACAAAAACTAGAGTATAA
- the LOC123866558 gene encoding adhesive plaque matrix protein-like isoform X1, translated as MSPVWLVLALLPILGGAQRFNCRGRILGAYYADAKSGCKAFHVCVRVAGGGVRDFRFFCPPGTLFHQEAQTCTDWGDDDALACPADIYDGFDTKKVSTSGNREEETEFGLQRAETGDRRLSQNAGSNSAASDLRAAHSSDFFTGQRDRGRDEPVAQTQSPTPVPPGRPAFQSFRRSSTARVTYSTTQYTTPTPAPSTKSQPSSPNQYNVPKRKIRKRPIYTPTPPPTTTAAQYTFPPQTYSESPQQNVNRKNPTHIKQTPTTVNIPPQYKDEYVEVSKVPAKQNNNRYFSNNPSPTPFSQTTQAPTKNEPLVELYNYEIQSTPVTNVNNYNNNPAFKVRNSFNVQSEFSKEPDYVKVRNLNDNNNRGSPTTTVDYNSVRGTSTPAYRNFNSVSYEPEKNNFASFSGAKQSYFNNPTTTAASTTFYTTTRVDPFANLNTVAYNTNIGFNTQSSNYAESVEDDGQYRPPQGEDDGQYRPELYERETELLSGAHSLNIAASGNRLPEDQKQNKIHSQKVSAKTSAPRPFRPAPPQYSTTTPPPAFEYTTTIRPRPEPTTLRPFDYYQTYTTTQRPYEPPSPQPYTFAPSSNAVKITTTSAPRTTERHQPRETAPPTSPPSSYSSKSTKPPYYSKAKPIRQEDNSYDYAYYDTDPGFSEYDQIEEFGRTKTRV; from the exons GGGGCGCTCAACGATTCAACTGCCGGGGACGCATCCTCGGGGCGTACTATGCCGACGCCAAATCTGGATGCAAGGCGTTCCACGTGTGCGTGAGAGTGGCTGGAGGCGGCGTTCGAGACTTCAGGTTCTTCTGTCCCCCTGGTACCTTGTTCCACCAGGAGGCACAGACTTGTACCGACTGGGGCGACGACGACGCCCTGGCCTGTCCGGCAGACATCTACGATG GTTTTGACACAAAGAAAGTATCGACTTCCGGAAACCGAGAAGAAGAAACCGAGTTTGGACTTCAGAGAGCAGAAACCGGTGACCGCCGTCTTTCGCAAAACGCTGGATCAAACAGTGCCGCCTCTGATCTTCGAGCAGCTCACTCATCGGACTTTTTCACCGGACAACGGGACCGAGGTCGAGACGAACCGGTAGCCCAAACCCAATCGCCAACTCCAGTACCACCAGGTCGACCAGCCTTTCAATCTTTCAGGAGATCGTCAACAGCACGTGTAACATATTCAACGACCCAGTACACCACACCAACCCCTGCCCCATCTACTAAATCACAGCCTTCGAGTCCAAATCAATACAATGTTCCCAAACGAAAGATAAGGAAACGCCCAATATACACCCCCACTCCACCACCAACGACTACAGCAGCCCAATACACTTTCCCTCCACAAACATATTCTGAATCCCCACAACAAAATGTGAACCGTAAAAATCCTACCCATATCAAGCAGACTCCGACAACCGTAAACATACCTCCTCAATACAAAGACGAGTATGTAGAAGTGAGCAAAGTCCCTGCAAAACAAAACAACAATAGATATTTCTCTAATAATCCCTCTCCTACTCCATTTTCACAAACCACACAGGCGCCTACTAAAAACGAGCCTCTAGTAGAGTTATATAACTATgaaattcagtccactcctgtAACAAACGttaataattacaataacaacCCAGCGTTCAAGGTGCGAAATAGTTTCAATGTACAATCTGAATTTTCTAAAGAGCCCGACTATGTAAAAGTAAGGAACTTAAATGATAACAACAACCGAGGTTCACCTACCACTACAGTTGACTACAATTCTGTCCGCGGCACAAGCACGCCTGCCTACAGGAACTTTAACAGCGTTTCTTATGAACCAGAAAAGAATAATTTTGCTTCATTTTCAGGTGCCAAACAAAGCTATTTTAATAATCCCACGACCACTGCTGCTTCTACCACTTTTTATACCACTACCCGTGTCGATCCCTTCGCTAACTTAAACACCGTGGCTTATAATACAAATATAGGTTTTAATACTCAATCTTCGAATTACGCTGAGAGCGTAGAAGACGATGGACAATATCGACCGCCCCAAGGCGAGGACGATGGGCAGTACAGACCGGAACTTTACGAGCGTGAAACAGAATTGCTATCAGGCGCCCACTCATTGAACATAGCAGCCAGCGGCAATAGATTGCCAGAAGATCAGAAACAGAACAAAATTCATTCACAAAAGGTATCTGCTAAAACGTCTGCCCCTCGACCGTTTAGACCTGCACCGCCGCAGTATTCAACAACCACTCCTCCACCGGCATTTGAATATACTACTACAATAAGACCGCGACCCGAACCAACGACACTGCGACCTTTCGATTATTACCAAACTTACACGACGACTCAGAGACCTTACGAACCGCCTTCTCCTCAACCTTATACTTTTGCTCCGTCTAGTAATGCAGTAAAAATTACTACTACGTCAGCCCCTAGGACGACTGAACGGCATCAACCAAGAGAGACAGCACCACCGACTTCGCCTCCTTCATCGTACTCGTCGAAATCCACAAAACCGCCATATTACTCAAAGGCAAAGCCCATACGCCAAGAGGACAACAGTTACGACTACGCATATTACGATACAGACCCTGGCTTTTCGGAATATGATCAAATAGAAGAATTTGGTAGAACAAAAACTAGAGTATAA